DNA from Rhipicephalus sanguineus isolate Rsan-2018 chromosome 11, BIME_Rsan_1.4, whole genome shotgun sequence:
TAGTCATCCAAGTTGCTGTACAGATCTTAGACACAGCGTGTGCAGCGAGTTTCTTGCGCATGCGGCGAGAGCGCGGACCTTGGAAATGGCGACCCCGACGCTAGCGCTCTTGGCGAATGACATCAAGTGCATACCACCTATATGGCTATGATAAGCAtgctattttatttttaaaatgtacTAATACTTTTTAATACTCTTGGCACTGTGTGAATTTTTCTGGAtgttaaaaaaggaaaaacagcCTCTCTGATTTCTCATCTGTTGCTCACTTATGTGAATATGATTATTTCTGTTGATTGTTAGTTTCATGTAATCTATCTGTATGAATGCAAAAGTTCACacatattatttatttttgttactgGTCCCTAGGTACATTATTCTGTGCGCTTATTGCATGTGCCCGAACTAGCAAACTGCTAGGGTCCCAAATGCTTTTGTCACCATTTTTTTGTGTGCATCGTCTTAAATAAACTGAATTGAACTGATTGAAATTGAGTGGCCAATTCAAGTGGTAAGATCAGCACATCATCGGTTGGTCCACATCTTAGGCAGTTGTAAGAAAAAGTATCAAAAAATTAAATTAATGATTACAAAATATGGCCCTTGTCGTATGAGTGCGAACCAAACAAGCAGGGTGTTTTCCATTTACAGTCTTTTCCAATCATCTTGCACCTGTTGTCATTCATTGCAGAATGTACCCGTTCAACATTCTGGCTATGAGAAAGCACAGGTTAATTGGGAGCTTAAATGTCTTACTTGTGTCTCTAGAGTATTGTTAGCTAGAGATGATCCAGTAAATCATTCATCAGCTAGCTAGAAAAGCCACTGCCTCACTCGGATCGTTACTTAGAGAAGCTTCCAAATACAACCATTTCTTTCTTCCCCGTTGCAATAATGTTAAAATGATGTGGCGCTTCACAATATAATGGCGCACTAAAACTGTGGAACACTGGACCAGTGCAAAGAAGTTTAATAGTTCGAGAATGAATTGCACGGCAGGTGTGTCGTACTAACACGCAtgaaaaacaaaggaaagaaacttCATGGCAATTAATTTTGTGAGGAGAAGAATGTGACAATATTAAAACACACAGGCGAGTGCATGCAATCACCAAACTCAAGGTCCAAAGTGACAATACTGAAATACACAGATGAATGCAGTCAGCAAACTCACTGTCCAAAGTAAGGCTGATGACAAGGAGTGACGAAAGCCAGACAATCTGTAGAAGCCTACTCGGGCACCTCATGTTCGGCTTTGTCTTACTAGCCAATGTTCACATCGACGTTAACGAAGTCCAAGCGCTGATTACTCATTAAATGAGCTCCGTGTTTTGTTCTCTTGGACAAACGAACGCCCTGCAAAGCAATTAAATCAAATACACGTTGAATGAGCGAAATGTATACTACGTAATGCAAAACAGGCGTAATCAACTTCAACGCTCAGAAACTCCACAGCAACGAAACACCGCAGAGCATTCATCGTTAAACTGAACCTTTGCAAACGAACGCCCTGAAAAGTCCACATTGAATGGGCGAAATGTAAGCATACGTAATGCAGAACACGCACAATCAACTTCAACACTCAGCAACTCAACAGCACCGAAACACTGCGGAGCATCAGACATCATGAAACTGAAACTCGGAAACAGCACgcggaaaaacgaaaagaaaattgCACTCAATCCCTGCGCGTTGGgaaaaacaagcaaacagcaGCGTGTTCCTTGAGCGTGGCCGGAAAAACATTCAAGCAGCGCCGAAATATCAAAAATACTCAAATCTCAAACCATATGGAAATCGGGCGCACACGCGAAAGTGCACCAAGGACGCGAGTAGCCGCACCATTTTCGACACTGCGAGTAATTTTAATTGCGGCAGCCGGGCGCTTAGCGTACCTCTATGCATCTAGAAGCGGCGTCTCCTTCAAAACACACGCAGGTTCAAAGGTTTAGTTTGCCACGCACGAAAGAAACAGCGCGATACAAAATGATGCGGCTGAATCGCGGTTCTCAGGGCTGCTGCGATAAGTGTCAGTCAACAAGAGGGACCAAAACACTCGACAAATAGCGACAGCAGCGATTATTTCGTGCTGCGTTGCAGTGCTAAACACGCGTTTGCGCGTCTACCATGTAATAGTTAAGCGTGATCGTTCAACTCACTCGTTATGGCTTCGGAAGCTGAAGAAAGTTCTAGCTGCTAATCATTTAGCTTGACAGAAAAGCGCAGCAGAACACACTGCACGGCAAAGCGCAATCGCTACAGTGAAGGCTTTGCCGCAAAGCTTCTAGCGGTTAATTTTCCGTTTATCAATCGTTATCACGCGAAGAGCAGCCAAAATTGCATTGAATAACTGGACAGTGTGTAATAACGTTGAAGATGACCTAATCTTTATTTTATGGGTTAGTGCTCCAGCACACACGCCAAGCACGTTGAGTTTGAACTacaaatctcggaggctatgcttgAGTGGGTTGGTGACGTCATGGGTGGACTTAAAACACGTCATGGCTGCCATGTTTTATTTTGATTGAAAACTGGCGTTTCCAACAGCATCGACAGCAACGTTTATGAACATGGCAGCCTCCATGGACTCGACAGCCGCATGCATTCGTACGGAGTGGTCGCGTTCTTTGGTTACTTGTTTCTCTCAACTCCAAGCGTGAAGCCTCCATCTAATCACGCAACATGACTGAGACATCGGACAGCGAGTTTCCAGGCCACTACGCGCGGACGCTAACTCAGGAGGAAGCGGCAAAACTGGCGAAGGATACGGTTTTGGTTTCAGAGTTCAAGAGGTTGAAACTAGAAGCCGAAGCTCAGAAAAACTGGGACCTCTTCTACAAACGGAACGAGACTCGCTTCTTCAAGGACAGGCACTGGACTAAGCGTGAGTTTGAGGAACTAGCCGCCAGCGATTTGGATTTGCCGAGCGACGGGACTCCGGTGTTACTTGAGGTCGGCTGCGGTGTTGGCAATTTCGCGTTCCCGCTCATCGAGGAAGAGACGAGCTATTACATATACGCCTGCGATTTCTCGCCGCGTGCAGTCCAGTTCGTGAAGTCGCACCCGTTGTACGACGAGGAACGCGCCATCACGGCTTTTCAGTGCGACATCACCAAAGACCGCCTCGTCGACAAAGTACCCCCCGAAGGTGTCGACGTGGTCACCATGATATTCGTCCTGTCCGCCATTCAGCCTGATAAGATGCACGAAGCTCTGAGGAACGTGTACGAAACGCTAAAGCCCGGAGGCCTCGTTCTCTTCAGGGACTATGGCTTGTTCGACCAGGCGATGCTGAGATTCGCACCCGGCCACAAGATAGACACCAATTTCTACGTGCGCCAAGACGGCACGAGGGCCTTCTACTTTTCGGAGCAGTTTCTAGAAACGCTGTTCACGGACGCCGGCTACGAAGTGGTGAGCAACGAATACGTGTGTCGCGAGACAGTAAACAAGAAGGAAGGCATCTGTGTGCCTCGGATATTTGTGCAAGGAAAGTTCAGGAAGCCACGAAGCAAGACGCAAGAAACATCTTTTAACGGAGCAAGCAGCTGACGTGTCTGTGCGTGTGCTTTTAAGTCTACAGAGATATAAATACGTCAGTGGGTTCATGCAACGTCCTTTATTGAATCGTGACAAAATGCATGCTGTCAACACTAAATGTGATGTGTGGGTGTTGATGTGAAACCGATTGTCATTGTTGGTGTAGGCAAAGGGACAATTATGGACAAGTTCACTGGTCTGCCCAACTGTGACACAAAAGTATCAACATGTATCTCTTGTCTCGGACAGGTGCAGCCTTGCAGAAGACAggtctacttgtcgaaacgtcggttccAGCGACACCCGTGTTGACGGAtatcatctcttcaagcttccaatTTCCCCCAAActtctaccttttttttctattgcctTGGACAAGTCACTTAGTACAATAAAGAAGGCACTGACTAGTACACTAGGGAATGGTCATTTTCGGGCAACAGGCAGTGTTCAAACTTGCGCCTCGACAACTGTGCCCTTGGCGCAAAATTACAGAGATATTGAGACCATTGTTCTGCTCGTTGCACGTGGCAGAAGCGACAGTGGAGGCCAGAACTACGCCCCTGCACCCCATCTACTTCAGCTGCAGCAGTGCAACAATTGTCATCTACAAGGCATGAGAGACCCAAAATGGGCTCACGGGCAGCACTAGCACAATTAGAGACAACTTCACTTGTCTGAATATCTGTGACACAAAACAATCTTCATACATATCCTTCTTTGAACAGAGCATTAGTACAATAAAAAACGGACTAATACACCAGGAAGTGGTCATCTCTGGGGAATTGCAGAGAcaaagcttaaaggagtactaacatgaattttgaatattttcggattgttgctctaaataaaaacactggtgtcgagaaccctaaaaagattATTGtagtgcctgggaatgcatcgaatatatttttaatactgctACCTTAAAAACACTTCTAGGTTTCGATATCAAGGGGGCAGCTTCTCAGTGATGTGCCATTGCAGGGTGACGTCACAGGGAAACAGCAACTctcgacgtactagcggcagctctgtcatctgctcgtggtgcaaacaacgatgagtgaattgtccagTGACACCGACAGTGATCTCTGCAATTTAGGTTACAttcaggacgcagagttcgcaaattCAGTGGAACCGTGTTGACTCGCCGGGACAATGTCCATtacagtggggctggcttgcagatgctcagtgacgaaaacttaaaaatcaaagtaaaataacttatacgtgttgtctggctccggtgtgtggagagcattGACACTGCGTACCAAGGAAACTGAAAATGTCCCTTCTGTGATGCCTCAAAATCATGTCGGTACTCCTTTAAGTTCACAGGTCTCTATGTTTGACATAGAACTGTTAAAATATGaatcctttttttctctctctttctttctctccaggATAATTCGTTAAGTACAATTTTTGAAAAATGGAATACTACACTGGCAAGCTGTCATCTCAAGGCATTTCCAGCCAGAGTAGCACAGCACTTCCCAAGAAACTCCAATATGGCACTGTTTTCAGGATTACTGTCTCCAATTTTCCTGAACGCTTCGGCAATGTCACTCTGCAAGAACCGCACACCACGTATTCCGTCGGATATCACAGGCAGCAGTTCTCGGTCGCGGAGGCTCGGCGTTACGCGTATGTCCTCCAACAGTCCGTGGTAACTCGTCAGCGCTACCTTAACCACCGCGTTGAGTCCAAAGGCATCGCCGAGATCGAGCGAGCTGGCCTGCGAAGCGGGAAGCAAGAAACTTTCGCAAATCGTGAACTTTGGTGTCATCCCAAATACCCAGTTCCACGTCTGGAGTTTCTCACACATGGCATCGATTCCCGGGAAATGTTCTTCTGAGGGATCGACAGCATGGACGACTTGATTCGATGCTACGTCTGTCGCATCGTCTTGGTGCTGGCGGATGAACCTGGCAGCGAGTGAGGCAGACAGCGATTCCACGGTCAGACGAGGGCAAAGCTCTTTGAGGTTCATGACGGACGCTCGCACGCTTGGACTTGCCTTGCTGTCAATGTTACTCTGAAACAAAAAGTGCACAAAAAAGTTGCGCAGTCTTTCACAGAACGTAGCAAATATCCAGTTTTACAATGATCCTAAATGCTACATCACCAATGCATTGCATTTTG
Protein-coding regions in this window:
- the LOC119375620 gene encoding tRNA N(3)-methylcytidine methyltransferase METTL6 — encoded protein: MTETSDSEFPGHYARTLTQEEAAKLAKDTVLVSEFKRLKLEAEAQKNWDLFYKRNETRFFKDRHWTKREFEELAASDLDLPSDGTPVLLEVGCGVGNFAFPLIEEETSYYIYACDFSPRAVQFVKSHPLYDEERAITAFQCDITKDRLVDKVPPEGVDVVTMIFVLSAIQPDKMHEALRNVYETLKPGGLVLFRDYGLFDQAMLRFAPGHKIDTNFYVRQDGTRAFYFSEQFLETLFTDAGYEVVSNEYVCRETVNKKEGICVPRIFVQGKFRKPRSKTQETSFNGASS